The Gammaproteobacteria bacterium genome segment AGAGGCCTCGATCTGATCGCCTGCCCTTCGTGCGGAAGGGCGGAGGTCGATGTGATCAAGGTGGCGAACGAGGCGCAGGAACGTCTGGAAGCGGCGAACTTGCCGATTCGGGTTGCGGTGATGGGTTGTATCGTCAACGGGCCTGGTGAGGCGAGAGAGGCCGATATCGGTATTGCTGCGGGACGCGGCAGAGGGCACCTGTTCATCAAAGGCAAAGTCGTGAGAGTGGTCCCCGAAGCAGACATGGTCGAGGCGCTCCTGGAGGAGGCACAGAAGCTGGTCGAGGAAGGGACGGAAGCGAGGCTGGCAGCAGCCGATGCGACTGCCGGGGCCGAGGCCGTAGCCGACGCCAGGGACCTGTTCGAACGCCAGGGAGATGCGAATCGCGCCAAGGAGCGTCGCGCTGCGGTCGGTAAGGTCGCTGCGGGGCCGACTGACGACTGACTATTCTCACCAGCTACCCGAAAACAAGAGGATCCGTGGCGCAGCAGAAAGTTACCCCGAGAAGCGACGACTACAGCCGTTGGTACACCGACGTGGTGCAGCGTGCAGAGCTGGCCGACTATTCACCGGTCCGAGGCTGCATGGTCATCCGGCCGTATGGCTACGCCCTCTGGGAGCACATGCAGAAGGCCCTTGACGACATGTTCAAGGAGACGGGCCATCAAAACGCCTATTTCCCGCTGTTCATCCCCTATTCGTTCATCGAGAAGGAAGCAGAGCACGTGGAGGGATTCTCTCCCGAGCTCGCGATCGTGACCCATGGCGGCGGCAAGAAGCTCGAAGACCCGCTTGTCGTTCGCCCGACCTCGGAGACGATCATCAACGCGATGTTCGCCAAGTGGATCAAGAGCTATCGCGACCTGCCGCTGCTGATCAACCAGTGGGCGAACGTCGTGCGTTGGGAGATGCGAACCCGCCTCTTTCTTCGCACGACCGAGTTCCTGTGGCAGGAAGGCCATACGGCACACGAGACCGAGCAGGAAGCCCGTGACGAGGCTCGCCTCATGTTGGACGTGTACGCACGCTTTGCCGAAGACTGGGCGGCGACGCCGGTGATTCGTGGGATCAAGTCCGATGCGGAGAAGTTTGCCGGAGCCGTCGAGTCCTACAGCATTGAAGCCATGATGGGGGACGTGAGAGCCCTGCAGGCGGGGACGTCGCACTTCCTGGGTCAGAACTTCGCCAAAGCCTTCGAGACGAGATTCCTCGACCGCAACAACGAGCTGCAGTACCCCTATCAAACGTCCTGGGGTGTGAGCACTCGCCTCATCGGGATGACCGTGATGGTCCACGGCGACGACCAGGGACTCATCCTTCCTCCCAAGCTTGCTCCGCACCAGGTGGTCGTGGTTCCCATTGTTCGTTCCGACGCGGATGCCGACGCTGTCTTTGAAGCTGCATGGGGGATTACCGGTGCCTTGCACGAGCGCGGCCTCCGCGCCACGATGGACGATCGTGACGGGGTAACGCCGGGTTTCAAGTTCAACGATTGGGAGATGAAGGGCGTCCCGCTCCGTATCGAGATCGGTCCACGTGACCTGGCCGAGGGCAAGGCGATCCTGGCCCGCCGGGACCGACCCGGCAGGGAAGGAAAACAGGCCGTTCCGATCGAGGGTGTTGCGGAGGCCGCCGCCGACCTCCTCGTGGAGATTCAGCAAGGTCTCTTCGACAGGGCCACGGCGTTCAGGGACGAGCACACCGCATACCCGGCAACGTTCGAAGAATTGCGGGAAGGCATCGAGCAGGAAGGCGGCTTCTTTCACGCAGCCTGGTGCGGTTCTCCCGACTGTGAGGCTGCGATTCAGCAGCAGACGCAGGCAACGATTCGGAACATCCCCTTCGACCAGCCCGATGATCTCGGACCCTGCATTTTTTGCGGTGCATCGGGTGAGCATCTGGCGGTATTCTCTAAGGCGTACTGAGTAGCCGCAGCATTTGGCAAGAGAGTACGCGGGCTATACTCGCGCCTGGTAAAACCTATGGACGCTTGAAAAGGTGGGCGCCCGCCCGCCTTTCTGTACGAGGAATACATGAACGAGACTGCCCTGTGGGACATACTCGAGCGGTACTTGACCGCCGAGGGTCTGGAACTCGACGATGTCGAGTGGTCCGGCCGTGTCCTGCGCGTCCTCATCGATGCGGAGGGTGGCATCGACGTGGGCCGGATCTCCGAGACGACCGCCGGCATTTCCCGCCTTCTCGATGGGGAGGCACACCTGGGGGATCCATATACGCTCGAGGTGTCGTCGCCGGGACTCGAACGTAAGCTCCGACGACCTGCTCACTTTCTCAAGGCGGTCGGACGCGAGGTTTCTATCACAACACGGAGTGAGATCGCGGGGAGCCGTAGTCATCGAGGTGTATTGGAGGCTTCCGACGAAGACGCCTGCATCGTCGTAGTGGGAGATGAGCGGAGAACGCTGCCGATGGGTGAGATCGCATCAGCGAAGACCCTGTTCCACTGGGAACGCAACGCAAAGCCGGGGAAGGCGCGGCGCAAGGAGGCAATCCGATGAAGATGGATTTTGCGGTGATGGAGGCACTCGAACTGCTCGAGCAGGAACGCGGCGTGCCGGTCGAGACGATCCTCGATGCTCTGGCGAACGCGCTCGTGTCTGCATACAAGCGCAGTCCCGGTGCAGCGGAGGAAGCACGCGTGGTGATCGATCCGAACGCGGGCGACATCACCGTCTACGCGCAGGAACTCAACGAGGACGGCGATGTCATCGACGAGTGGGAGGACACCCCGGACGACTTCGGGAGGATCGCCGCACAGACGGCCAAGCAGGTGATCGCACAGCGTCTGCGCGATGCCAAGCGTGAGCAGGTCTTCGACCTCTACGAGGGTCGCG includes the following:
- a CDS encoding proline--tRNA ligase yields the protein MAQQKVTPRSDDYSRWYTDVVQRAELADYSPVRGCMVIRPYGYALWEHMQKALDDMFKETGHQNAYFPLFIPYSFIEKEAEHVEGFSPELAIVTHGGGKKLEDPLVVRPTSETIINAMFAKWIKSYRDLPLLINQWANVVRWEMRTRLFLRTTEFLWQEGHTAHETEQEARDEARLMLDVYARFAEDWAATPVIRGIKSDAEKFAGAVESYSIEAMMGDVRALQAGTSHFLGQNFAKAFETRFLDRNNELQYPYQTSWGVSTRLIGMTVMVHGDDQGLILPPKLAPHQVVVVPIVRSDADADAVFEAAWGITGALHERGLRATMDDRDGVTPGFKFNDWEMKGVPLRIEIGPRDLAEGKAILARRDRPGREGKQAVPIEGVAEAAADLLVEIQQGLFDRATAFRDEHTAYPATFEELREGIEQEGGFFHAAWCGSPDCEAAIQQQTQATIRNIPFDQPDDLGPCIFCGASGEHLAVFSKAY
- a CDS encoding ribosome maturation factor RimP — translated: MNETALWDILERYLTAEGLELDDVEWSGRVLRVLIDAEGGIDVGRISETTAGISRLLDGEAHLGDPYTLEVSSPGLERKLRRPAHFLKAVGREVSITTRSEIAGSRSHRGVLEASDEDACIVVVGDERRTLPMGEIASAKTLFHWERNAKPGKARRKEAIR